A stretch of Salvelinus alpinus chromosome 4, SLU_Salpinus.1, whole genome shotgun sequence DNA encodes these proteins:
- the tmco6 gene encoding transmembrane and coiled-coil domain-containing protein 6 isoform X1: MWRLNAVRHKAGRQGSDLEEFKFKRRAHEKELRRARKDSQLVSKRLLLNDDDDDEEEDGTMDTLASDQVVELFKMVRHGRDLVKKEADLRALRKALRSPSAHLILIKQPNSIAILVTNLCGPNPQCRLEAARCLHELSHSPHSEVDSLRLRQATPYLITFLSGQSPKFTELCLYTLGNMCPDSENVRDMLLAQGIIPALNNCIQIHRTNLAVVEAVGFTLSQLISANYVTGRIIPAVLASGLIPHLLSVLTLDSQFGLGPVIECAWCLHYLACSNVDNGALVAQGTLLRCTSLLVTLGGVVAKGSIEEGMELLIWPLLRCVGNLLLSGPLGALQPQLNDSRLLAALCAFPQAFLQTHPALARESVWVLNNLTAAADSSMFCSALFYLNLVPALIQLLPFSHGINIMVLRVLGNIAHQGREYCLHLAQAGLLPALCATLKMADPEVVTFSLEVLGQLMASDPQLAEEFVRQSGLPVLEAIQYSNQETIRLRATHLLEHHLPAHCTVDTSASP; encoded by the exons ATGTGGAGGTTGAACGCAGTCCGCCACAAGGCTGGACGTCAGGGCAGCGACTTGGAGGAGTTCAAGTTCAAGAGACGAGCACATGAAAAAG AGTTGAGACGGGCCCGGAAGGACAGCCAGCTGGTCAGCAAGAGACTCCTGctgaatgatgatgatgatgatgaggaggaggatggcaCCATGGACACACTGGCCAGCGATCAG GTGGTAGAGTTGTTCAAGATGGTTCGCCACGGCAGGGACTTGGTGAAGAAAGAGGCTGACCTAAGAGCGCTGAGGAAAGCCCTCCGCAGCCCCTCAGCCCACCTCATCCTTATCAA GCAGCCGAACAGTATTGCGATCCTGGTGACTAACCTCTGTGGCCCCAACCCTCAGTGTCGTCTGGAGGCTGCCCGCTGTCTCCACGAGCTGTCCCACTCCCCCCACAGCGAGGTGGACTCGTTGAGGCTCCGACAGGCCACACCCTACCTGATCACCTTCCTCTCTGGACAGAGCCCCAAGTTCACT GAgctgtgtctctacaccctgggtAACATGTGTCCAGACAGTGAGAATGTGAGAGATATGCTTCTAGCTCAGGGCATCATACCTGCTTTGAACAACTGCATCCAG atcCACAGGACTAACCTGGCAGTGGTTGAAGCAGTGGGGTTCACCCTCTCCCAGCTCATCTCAGCGAACTACGTCACAGGGAGAATCATCCC gGCAGTCTTGGCGTCTGGTTTGATCCCTCACCTCCTCTCAGTGTTGACCCTTGACTCTCAGTTTGGCCTGGGACCAGTCATTGAGTGTGCCTGGTGCCTGCACTACCTGGCCTGCAG CAACGTGGACAATGGGGCACTGGTGGCCCAAGGTACTCTTCTACGTTGCACTTCCCTCTTGGTGACACTTGGTGGTGTTGTTGCTAAAGGAAGTATAGAGGAGGGAATGGAGCTG ttGATCTGGCCCCTGCTGCGCTGTGTGGGGAACCTGCTGTTATCTGGGCCCCTGGGGGCCCTGCAGCCCCAGCTAAACGATAGCCGTCTCCTGGCTGCTCTGTGTGCTTTTCCTCAGGCCTTCCTCCAGACCCACCCAGCCCTGGCCAGAGAGAGCGTCTGGGTCCTCAACAACCTCACAG CTGCTGCAGACTCCAGTATGTTCTGTTCTGCCCTGTTCTATCTGAATCTGGTTCCTGCTCTGATCCAGCTCCTGCCCTTCTCCCATGGCATTAACATCATG gTGCTAAGGGTTCTGGGTAACATTGCCCATCAGGGGAGAGAGTACTGTCTCCACCTGGCCCAAGCTGGCCTGCTGCCTGCTCTCTGTGCCACACTCAAGATGGCCGACCCTGAGGTGGTGACCTTTAGTCTGGAGGTGCTGGGCCAGCTGATGGCCAGTGACCCACAG CTTGCAGAGGAGTTTGTGAGGCAGAGTGGGCTCCCCGTGCTGGAAGCCATCCAGTATAGCAACCAGGAGACGATCCGCCTCAGAGCAACACACCTGCTGGAACATCACCTGCCCGCACACTGCACG GTGGATACCTCTGCATCCCCGTGA
- the tmco6 gene encoding transmembrane and coiled-coil domain-containing protein 6 isoform X2 — MWRLNAVRHKAGRQGSDLEEFKFKRRAHEKELRRARKDSQLVSKRLLLNDDDDDEEEDGTMDTLASDQVVELFKMVRHGRDLVKKEADLRALRKALRSPSAHLILIKQPNSIAILVTNLCGPNPQCRLEAARCLHELSHSPHSEVDSLRLRQATPYLITFLSGQSPKFTELCLYTLGNMCPDSENVRDMLLAQGIIPALNNCIQIHRTNLAVVEAVGFTLSQLISANYVTGRIIPNVDNGALVAQGTLLRCTSLLVTLGGVVAKGSIEEGMELLIWPLLRCVGNLLLSGPLGALQPQLNDSRLLAALCAFPQAFLQTHPALARESVWVLNNLTAAADSSMFCSALFYLNLVPALIQLLPFSHGINIMVLRVLGNIAHQGREYCLHLAQAGLLPALCATLKMADPEVVTFSLEVLGQLMASDPQLAEEFVRQSGLPVLEAIQYSNQETIRLRATHLLEHHLPAHCTVDTSASP; from the exons ATGTGGAGGTTGAACGCAGTCCGCCACAAGGCTGGACGTCAGGGCAGCGACTTGGAGGAGTTCAAGTTCAAGAGACGAGCACATGAAAAAG AGTTGAGACGGGCCCGGAAGGACAGCCAGCTGGTCAGCAAGAGACTCCTGctgaatgatgatgatgatgatgaggaggaggatggcaCCATGGACACACTGGCCAGCGATCAG GTGGTAGAGTTGTTCAAGATGGTTCGCCACGGCAGGGACTTGGTGAAGAAAGAGGCTGACCTAAGAGCGCTGAGGAAAGCCCTCCGCAGCCCCTCAGCCCACCTCATCCTTATCAA GCAGCCGAACAGTATTGCGATCCTGGTGACTAACCTCTGTGGCCCCAACCCTCAGTGTCGTCTGGAGGCTGCCCGCTGTCTCCACGAGCTGTCCCACTCCCCCCACAGCGAGGTGGACTCGTTGAGGCTCCGACAGGCCACACCCTACCTGATCACCTTCCTCTCTGGACAGAGCCCCAAGTTCACT GAgctgtgtctctacaccctgggtAACATGTGTCCAGACAGTGAGAATGTGAGAGATATGCTTCTAGCTCAGGGCATCATACCTGCTTTGAACAACTGCATCCAG atcCACAGGACTAACCTGGCAGTGGTTGAAGCAGTGGGGTTCACCCTCTCCCAGCTCATCTCAGCGAACTACGTCACAGGGAGAATCATCCC CAACGTGGACAATGGGGCACTGGTGGCCCAAGGTACTCTTCTACGTTGCACTTCCCTCTTGGTGACACTTGGTGGTGTTGTTGCTAAAGGAAGTATAGAGGAGGGAATGGAGCTG ttGATCTGGCCCCTGCTGCGCTGTGTGGGGAACCTGCTGTTATCTGGGCCCCTGGGGGCCCTGCAGCCCCAGCTAAACGATAGCCGTCTCCTGGCTGCTCTGTGTGCTTTTCCTCAGGCCTTCCTCCAGACCCACCCAGCCCTGGCCAGAGAGAGCGTCTGGGTCCTCAACAACCTCACAG CTGCTGCAGACTCCAGTATGTTCTGTTCTGCCCTGTTCTATCTGAATCTGGTTCCTGCTCTGATCCAGCTCCTGCCCTTCTCCCATGGCATTAACATCATG gTGCTAAGGGTTCTGGGTAACATTGCCCATCAGGGGAGAGAGTACTGTCTCCACCTGGCCCAAGCTGGCCTGCTGCCTGCTCTCTGTGCCACACTCAAGATGGCCGACCCTGAGGTGGTGACCTTTAGTCTGGAGGTGCTGGGCCAGCTGATGGCCAGTGACCCACAG CTTGCAGAGGAGTTTGTGAGGCAGAGTGGGCTCCCCGTGCTGGAAGCCATCCAGTATAGCAACCAGGAGACGATCCGCCTCAGAGCAACACACCTGCTGGAACATCACCTGCCCGCACACTGCACG GTGGATACCTCTGCATCCCCGTGA